A genomic segment from Streptomyces antibioticus encodes:
- the pgi gene encoding glucose-6-phosphate isomerase has protein sequence MNADVRTRLNQTPEWTALAKHREELGEVRLRELFAAEPGRGSGYTVRVGDLHIDYSKHLVTDETLRLLRELAAATDVFGLRDAMFRGEKINTTEDRAVLHTALRAPRDAVIEVDGENVVPAVHAVLDKMAGFADRVRSGAWTGHTGKRIKNVVNIGIGGSDLGPAMAYEVLRSFTDRDLTVRFVSNVDGADLHEAVRDLDPAETLFIIASKTFTTIETITNATSARSWLLDALGDEAAVAKHFVALSTNAEKVADFGIDTANMFEFWDWVGGRYSYDSAIGLSLMIAIGPDRFREMLDGFRTVDEHFRTAPAESNVPLLLGLLGIWYGNFFDAQSHAVLPYSHYLSKFAAYLQQLDMESNGKSVGRDGQEVDWQTGPIVWGTPGTNGQHAYYQLIHQGTKLIPADFIGFARPVPELSGELAAQHDLLMANFFAQTQALAFGKTPDEVRAEGVPEELVAHKTFKGDHPTTTVLARELTPSVLGQLIALYEHKVFVQGAVWNIDSFDQWGVELGKVLAKRIEPALTEGAEVPGLDTSTEALVATYRELRGRK, from the coding sequence ATGAACGCAGACGTCCGTACGAGGCTCAACCAGACACCCGAGTGGACCGCTCTGGCCAAGCACCGCGAGGAACTCGGCGAGGTGCGGTTGCGCGAACTGTTCGCCGCCGAACCCGGGCGCGGCAGCGGATACACGGTGCGGGTCGGCGACCTGCACATCGACTACTCCAAGCACCTCGTCACCGACGAGACGCTGCGGCTGCTGCGTGAGCTGGCCGCCGCCACCGACGTCTTCGGCCTCCGGGACGCCATGTTCCGCGGCGAGAAGATCAACACCACCGAGGACCGCGCGGTCCTGCACACCGCCCTGCGCGCCCCGCGCGACGCGGTGATCGAGGTCGACGGCGAGAACGTGGTCCCCGCGGTGCACGCCGTCCTCGACAAGATGGCCGGCTTCGCCGACCGGGTCCGCTCCGGCGCCTGGACCGGACACACCGGCAAGCGCATCAAGAACGTCGTCAACATCGGCATCGGCGGCTCCGACCTCGGCCCCGCCATGGCCTACGAGGTGCTGCGCAGCTTCACCGACCGCGACCTCACGGTCCGCTTCGTGTCGAACGTCGACGGCGCCGACCTGCACGAGGCGGTCCGGGACCTGGACCCGGCCGAGACGCTGTTCATCATCGCGTCCAAGACCTTCACGACCATCGAGACGATCACCAACGCCACCTCGGCCCGCTCCTGGCTGCTGGACGCCCTCGGCGACGAGGCGGCCGTCGCGAAGCACTTCGTGGCCCTGTCGACCAACGCCGAGAAGGTCGCCGACTTCGGCATCGACACGGCCAACATGTTCGAGTTCTGGGACTGGGTCGGCGGCCGCTACTCCTACGACTCGGCGATCGGCCTCTCCCTGATGATCGCCATCGGCCCCGACCGCTTCCGCGAGATGCTGGACGGCTTCCGGACCGTCGACGAGCACTTCCGCACCGCTCCTGCCGAGTCCAACGTCCCGCTGCTGCTGGGCCTGCTGGGCATCTGGTACGGCAACTTCTTCGACGCGCAGTCGCACGCGGTGCTGCCGTACTCGCACTACCTGTCCAAGTTCGCCGCCTATCTCCAGCAGCTCGACATGGAGTCCAACGGCAAGTCGGTCGGCCGGGACGGCCAGGAGGTCGACTGGCAGACCGGGCCGATCGTCTGGGGCACGCCGGGCACCAACGGGCAGCACGCGTACTACCAGTTGATCCACCAGGGCACGAAGCTGATCCCGGCGGACTTCATCGGCTTCGCCCGGCCGGTGCCCGAGCTGAGCGGTGAACTCGCGGCGCAGCACGACCTGTTGATGGCGAACTTCTTCGCCCAGACGCAGGCGCTGGCCTTCGGCAAGACGCCCGACGAGGTCCGTGCCGAGGGGGTTCCGGAGGAGCTGGTCGCCCACAAGACCTTCAAGGGCGACCACCCGACCACGACCGTCCTGGCCCGTGAGCTGACCCCGTCGGTCCTCGGCCAGCTCATCGCCCTCTACGAGCACAAGGTGTTCGTCCAGGGCGCGGTGTGGAACATCGACTCCTTCGACCAGTGGGGCGTGGAACTCGGCAAGGTCCTCGCCAAGCGGATCGAGCCCGCCCTGACCGAGGGCGCCGAGGTGCCCGGCCTGGACACCTCCACCGAGGCGCTGGTGGCCACCTACCGGGAACTCCGCGGCCGGAAGTGA
- a CDS encoding RNA polymerase-binding protein RbpA, whose translation MASGNAIRGSRVGAGPMGEAERGESAPRLRISFWCSNGHETQPSFASDAQVPDTWDCPRCGFPAGQDRDNPPDPPRTEPYKTHLAYVRERRSDADGEAILAEALAKLRGEI comes from the coding sequence GTGGCAAGTGGCAACGCGATCCGAGGAAGCCGGGTCGGGGCGGGGCCGATGGGCGAGGCCGAGCGGGGCGAGTCCGCGCCCCGTCTGCGCATCTCCTTCTGGTGCTCCAACGGGCACGAGACGCAGCCCAGCTTCGCCAGCGACGCGCAGGTTCCCGACACCTGGGACTGCCCGCGCTGCGGCTTCCCTGCCGGCCAGGACCGGGACAACCCCCCGGACCCGCCGCGCACCGAGCCCTACAAGACCCATCTCGCCTATGTGCGCGAGCGCCGCAGCGACGCGGACGGCGAGGCGATCCTCGCCGAGGCGCTCGCCAAACTGCGGGGCGAGATCTAG
- the secG gene encoding preprotein translocase subunit SecG has translation MVLGFSIALIVFSLLLMLLVLMHKGKGGGLSDMFGGGMQSSVGGSSVAERNLDRITVVIGLLWFACIVVLGILMKTNN, from the coding sequence GTGGTTTTGGGGTTCTCGATCGCCCTGATCGTCTTCAGCCTGCTGCTGATGCTGCTGGTGCTGATGCACAAGGGGAAGGGCGGCGGTCTCTCCGACATGTTCGGTGGCGGCATGCAGTCGTCCGTCGGCGGCTCCTCGGTCGCCGAGCGCAACCTCGACCGCATCACCGTGGTGATCGGTCTGCTCTGGTTCGCGTGCATCGTCGTCCTCGGCATCCTGATGAAGACGAACAACTGA
- the tpiA gene encoding triose-phosphate isomerase, with protein MTTRTPLMAGNWKMNLNHLEAIAHTQKLAFALSDKDYEAVEVAVLPPFTDLRSVQTLVEGDKLAIKYGAQDLSAHESGAYTGEISGAMLAKLKCTYVAVGHSERRQYHGETDELVNAKVKAAYKHGITPILCVGEELDVREAGNHVAHTLAQVEGGLKDLPAEQAETVVIAYEPVWAIGTGKVCGAADAQEVCAAIRGKIAELYSQELADKVRIQYGGSVKAGNVAEIMAQADIDGALVGGASLDAEEFVRIVRFRDQ; from the coding sequence ATGACCACCCGTACGCCGCTGATGGCGGGCAACTGGAAGATGAACCTCAACCACCTCGAGGCCATCGCCCACACCCAGAAGCTCGCCTTCGCCCTGTCCGACAAGGACTACGAGGCCGTCGAGGTCGCCGTCCTGCCGCCCTTCACCGACCTGCGCTCCGTGCAGACCCTGGTCGAGGGCGACAAGCTGGCCATCAAGTACGGCGCCCAGGACCTCTCGGCCCATGAGTCCGGCGCCTACACCGGCGAGATCTCCGGCGCGATGCTGGCCAAGCTGAAGTGCACCTACGTGGCCGTCGGCCACTCCGAGCGCCGCCAGTACCACGGCGAGACCGACGAACTGGTCAACGCCAAGGTCAAGGCCGCCTACAAGCACGGCATCACCCCGATCCTGTGCGTCGGCGAGGAACTGGACGTCCGCGAGGCCGGCAACCACGTCGCGCACACCCTCGCCCAGGTCGAGGGCGGCCTCAAGGACCTCCCGGCCGAGCAGGCCGAGACCGTCGTGATCGCCTACGAGCCCGTGTGGGCCATCGGCACCGGCAAGGTCTGCGGCGCCGCCGACGCCCAGGAGGTCTGCGCCGCGATCCGGGGCAAGATCGCCGAGCTGTACTCGCAGGAGCTGGCCGACAAGGTCCGCATCCAGTACGGCGGCTCCGTCAAGGCCGGCAACGTCGCGGAGATCATGGCGCAGGCCGACATCGACGGCGCGCTGGTGGGCGGCGCCTCGCTGGACGCCGAGGAGTTCGTCAGGATCGTGCGCTTCCGCGATCAGTGA
- a CDS encoding phosphoglycerate kinase, with translation MKTIDELLAAGVAGRRVFVRADLNVPLDGTTITDDGRIRAVLPTVKALADAGAKVVVASHLGRPKGAPDPAFSLAPVAARLGELLGTGVAFATDTVGDSARETVAGLQDGQVAVVENLRFNAGETAKDDVERGAFADQLAELADVYVGDGFGAVHRKHASVFDLPARLPHYAGYLIATEVDVLKKLTEDVRRPYVVALGGAKVSDKLAVIDELLGKADRILIGGGMAYTFLKAQGHEVGISLLQEDQVPAVREYIERAEKTGVELVLPVDVLVAGEFPDLKTKAPAHPTTVAADAIPADQEGLDIGPETRKLYASKLADAATVFWNGPMGVFEHPDYAEGTKAVAQALVDSPAFTVVGGGDSAAAVRILGFDENAFGHISTGGGASLEYLEGKTLPGLAALED, from the coding sequence ATGAAGACGATCGACGAACTTCTCGCCGCAGGCGTGGCCGGCCGGCGGGTCTTCGTCCGCGCCGACCTCAACGTGCCGCTGGACGGAACCACCATCACCGACGACGGCCGCATCCGCGCCGTCCTGCCGACCGTCAAGGCCCTCGCCGACGCGGGCGCCAAGGTGGTCGTCGCCTCCCACCTGGGCCGCCCCAAGGGCGCCCCGGACCCGGCGTTCTCCCTCGCCCCCGTCGCGGCCCGCCTCGGCGAACTGCTCGGCACCGGCGTGGCCTTCGCGACCGACACCGTCGGCGACTCCGCCCGGGAGACCGTCGCGGGCCTCCAGGACGGCCAGGTCGCCGTCGTGGAGAACCTCCGCTTCAACGCGGGCGAGACCGCCAAGGACGACGTCGAGCGCGGCGCCTTCGCCGACCAGCTCGCCGAACTCGCCGACGTCTACGTGGGCGACGGCTTCGGCGCCGTGCACCGCAAGCACGCCTCGGTCTTCGACCTCCCGGCCCGCCTGCCGCACTACGCCGGCTACCTCATCGCCACCGAGGTCGACGTCCTGAAGAAGCTCACCGAGGACGTCCGGCGCCCCTACGTCGTCGCGCTCGGCGGCGCCAAGGTCTCCGACAAGCTCGCCGTCATCGACGAACTGCTCGGCAAGGCCGACCGCATCCTCATCGGCGGCGGCATGGCCTACACCTTCCTCAAGGCCCAGGGCCACGAGGTCGGCATCTCGCTGCTCCAGGAGGACCAGGTCCCGGCCGTGCGCGAGTACATCGAGCGCGCGGAGAAGACCGGCGTCGAACTGGTCCTGCCGGTCGACGTCCTGGTCGCGGGCGAGTTCCCGGACCTGAAGACCAAGGCCCCCGCGCACCCCACCACCGTCGCCGCGGACGCGATCCCCGCCGACCAGGAGGGTCTGGACATCGGTCCCGAGACCCGCAAGCTGTACGCCTCGAAGCTCGCCGACGCCGCCACCGTCTTCTGGAACGGCCCCATGGGCGTCTTCGAGCACCCCGACTACGCCGAGGGCACCAAGGCGGTCGCCCAGGCCCTCGTCGACTCCCCGGCCTTCACGGTCGTCGGCGGTGGCGACTCCGCCGCCGCCGTCCGGATCCTGGGCTTCGACGAGAACGCATTCGGCCACATCTCGACCGGTGGCGGCGCCTCCCTCGAATACCTCGAGGGCAAGACGCTCCCCGGCCTCGCCGCACTGGAGGACTGA